In Platichthys flesus chromosome 20, fPlaFle2.1, whole genome shotgun sequence, a single genomic region encodes these proteins:
- the twnk gene encoding twinkle protein, mitochondrial, protein MWRRLLLKGTSCLLQAVDPKLLHHRPLSSLCVRLPPHRLLHRPPQAPCAGAGYLLAHGGTRTYKKDAKSPVELPATPITVTEIKQYIRSKDIPFHDGYSCLHIPSIFVEPSARRDAFSLFVDKTTGQFLCKDTLVEGSWEDLQDCLEVMQKEEQDVLSPHVLLGYPDSMEEQEERDRELKEVQRIWSSAVPFTDVPEDEALLIKTMFQITKVSNATLKKFGVRLFKPTKSLVFPWFGGPDCSLKGVKLLSAQSTDTDKVMYNEATVPKCSSYYNLFGLPLVGRMDSEVVLTGHELDTLAVSQATGLPSVALPRGVSCLPPILLPYLEQFKRVTLWLGGDIRSWEASKIFSRKLGLRRCSLVRPGEYRPCPVEALAQGKNLNQIVKASIPAAHKSIVSFKQLREDVYGELLNTEQVAGVKWTRFLELNRILKGHRKGELTVFTGPTGSGKTTFISELALDLCMQGVNTLWGSFEINNVRLAKIMLTQYSMQRLEENLEQYDFWADKFEDLPLYFMTFHGQQNIKAVLDTMQHAVYLYDINHVIIDNLQFMMGQENLSVDKFAVQDHIIGAFRKFATNSSCHVTLIIHPRKEEDDRELQTASIFGSAKASQEADNVLILQEKKLVTCPGRRSLQVTKNRFDGDVGIFPLDFLKYSLTFSAPVKGKHKLRKVASKPETEESEEDEAAVKKSQVKKEKEGKANKTTKTPKPATGK, encoded by the exons AtgtggaggaggctgctgctcaAGGgcacctcctgcctcctgcaggcGGTGGACCCGAAGCTCCTGCACCACagacctctctcctccctgtgtgtgaggCTGCCCCCCCACAGGCTCCTCCACAGGCCCCCTCAGGCTCCGTGCGCGGGTGCAGGCTACCTCCTGGCCCACGGTGGCACCAGGACCTACAAGAAGGATGCCAAGTCTCCTGTGGAGCTCCCAGCGACCCCCATCACCGTCACTGAGATCAAACAGTACATACGCTCCAAGGACATCCCCTTCCACGACGGCTACAGCTGCCTCCACATCCCGAGCATCTTCGTGGAGCCGTCGGCGAGGAGGGACGCGTTCTCCCTGTTCGTGGACAAAACCACCGGGCAGTTCCTGTGCAAGGACACGCTGGTGGAGGGGAGCTGGGAGGATCTCCAGGACTGCCTGGAGGTGAtgcagaaggaggagcaggacgtCCTCAGCCCCCACGTGCTGCTGGGATATCCAGACAgcatggaggagcaggaggagagggacagggagCTGAAGGAGGTGCAGAGGATCTGGTCCAGCGCCGTGCCCTTCACCGACGTCCCAGAGGACGAGGCTCTGCTGATTAAAACCATGTTCCAG atCACAAAGGTTTCTAACGCCACCCTGAAGAAGTTCGGAGTGAGGCTCTTCAAACCCACCAAGAGTCTGGTGTTCCCGTGGTTCGGCGGACCCGACTGCTCGTTGAAGGGGGTGAAGCTCCTCTCCGCCCAAAGCACAGACACCGACAAAGTCATGTACAACGAAGCTACCGTCCCAAAGTGTAGCTCTTACTACAACCTGTTCGGCCTCCCCCTGGTGGGCCGCATGGACTCGGAGGTGGTGCTGACGGGCCACGAGCTGGACACTCTGGCTGTGAGTCAGGCCACGGGACTCCCCAGCGTGGCTCTTCCACGTGGAGTCAGCTGCCTCCCTCCGATCCTGCTGCCGTACCTGGAGCAGTTCAAGCGGGTGACGCTGTGGCTGGGGGGCGACATCCGCTCCTGGGAAGCGTCCAAGATCTTTTCCCGGAAGCTGGGTCTGAGGCGGTGCTCTCTGGTGCGCCCGGGGGAGTACCGGCCGTGTCCTGTGGAGGCGCTGGCTCAGGGGAAGAACTTAAACCAGATCGTGAAAGCCTCCATTCCAGCAGCTCACAAGTCCATAGTGTCCTTCAAGCAGCTCAGAGAGGACGTGTACGGGGAGCTGCTGAACACTGAGCAGGTGGCCGGAGTGAAGTGGACCAGGTTTCTGGAGCTCAACCGGATCCTGAAGGGTCATCGCAAGGGGGAGCTGACGGTTTTCACAG GTCCTACTGGCAGTGGGAAGACCACCTTTATCAGTGAGCTGGCCCTGGACCTCTGCATGCAGGGCGTCAACACGCTATGGGGAAGCTTCGAGATCAACAACGTGCGTCTGGCTAAGATCATGCTCACGCAGTACTCCAtgcagaggctggaggagaaccTGGAGCAGTACGACTTCTGGGCGGACAAGTTTGAAGACCTGCCGCTCTACTTCATGACGTTTCACGGGCAGCAGAACATCAA GGCGGTGCTGGACACGATGCAACATGCCGTTTACCTCTATGACATAAACCACGTCATCATTGACAACCTGCAGTTCATGATGGGACAGGAAAACCTCTCCGTAGACAA GTTCGCCGTTCAGGACCACATCATCGGGGCGTTTAGGAAGTTCGCCACCAACAGCAGCTGCCACGTCACTCTGATCATCCACCccaggaaggaggaggatgatcGGGAGCTGCAGACGGCTTCGATCTTTGGTTCTGCTAAG GCCAGCCAAGAAGCCGATAACGTCCTCatcctgcaggagaagaagctgGTGACGTGTCCCGGCCGCAGGTCCCTGCAGGTGACCAAGAACCGCTTCGACGGGGACGTCGGCATCTTCCCCCTGGACTTCCTCAAGTACTCGCTCACCTTCTCGGCTCCCGTCAAGGgcaaacacaaactgaggaAGGTCGCCTCCAAGCCGGAGACCGAGGAGTCGGAGGAGGACGAGGCGGCGGTGAAGAAGAGCCAGGTtaaaaaggagaaggaggggaaagcaaacaaaacaacaaagactCCAAAACCTGCAACTGGAAAGTAA